A region of the Burkholderiales bacterium genome:
GCGAACGCATGATCGCCCGGCTGCGGCGGGTGGCGGCCGAGTTCGCGGAGCTGCACGAGGAGGAGAAGAATTTGCCGCTTGGCGCGCGCAAGCCCTCCACCCTGCTGCTCGCGATGCGTCCCTGGGAGCTGGACGCATTCCGCCAGTTGCGCCGCAAGAAGAAAAGCTGATTTGACGTCGACTTCTGCGCTTGGCTAGCATCGCGCCCTTGACCAGAGAGGACACCAATGGCTACCCGGTTTCTGAACTACATCGCCGGCGAGTGGGTTGCCGGCGCCACCGCGTCCAGGGACATCAACCCGTCGGACGTCTCCGATGTGCTCGGCGAATACGCGCAGGCCGACCAGAAGCAGACCGAGACCGCCATCGAGGCGGCGCGCGCGGCCTTCCCTGGCTGGGCGGTGTTCAACACCCAGTCCCGGGCCGATCTGCTGGACAAGATCGGCTCGGAGATCCTCGCGCGCCGTGAGGAGCTGGGCAAGCTGCTCTCGCGCGAGGAAGGCAAGCCGCTCGCCGACGGCATCGGCGAGGTCGTGCGCGCCGGCAATATCTTCAAGTTCTTCGCCGGCGAGGTCCTGCGGCGCGCCGGCGAGCTGCTGCCCTCGGTGCGCCCGGGCATCGAGGTCGAGATCACCCGCGAGCCGGTGGGGGTGGTCGGCATCATCTCGCCGTGGAACTTCCCCGCCGCGATTCCCGCGTGGAAGATCGCGCCCGCGCTCGCCTACGGCAACTGCGTGGTGTTCAAGCCGGCCGATCTGGTGCCCGGCATGGCACACGCCATCGCGCAGATCATCGCCAACGCCGGTGTGCCCAAGGGCGTGTTCAACTTCGTGATGGGCCGCGGAAGCGTGGTTGGCGAGACGCTGGTCAACGACCCGCGGGTGGACGCCATCACCTTCACCGGCTCGGTGGACACCGGCCGCAAGGTGGCGGCGAAGGCCGTGGCGCGCATGGCCAAGGTCCAGCTCGAAATGGGCGGCAAGAACCCGCTGGTCGTGCTGGACGACGCCGATCTGAAGACCGCGGTGGAATGCGCGGTGAACGGCGCCTTCTTCCAGACGGGGCAGCGCTGCACGGCGTCTTCGCGGCTCATCGTCACCAAGGGCATCTACGACCAGTTCGTCGCCGCCATGATCGAGCGCACCAAGTCCTTGAAGGTGGACCACGCGTTGAAGCAGGGTACCGAAGTCGGGCCGGTGGTGGACAAGAACCAGCTCAACCAGGACCTCTTCTACATCGAGGAGGGCAGGAAGGAAGGCGCGAAGCTCGCCTTTGGCGGCAGCCTGCTCAAGCGCGAGACCGAAGGCTTCTATCTGGAGCCCGCGCTCTTCATCGACACCGACAACAAGATGCG
Encoded here:
- a CDS encoding aldehyde dehydrogenase family protein, whose translation is MATRFLNYIAGEWVAGATASRDINPSDVSDVLGEYAQADQKQTETAIEAARAAFPGWAVFNTQSRADLLDKIGSEILARREELGKLLSREEGKPLADGIGEVVRAGNIFKFFAGEVLRRAGELLPSVRPGIEVEITREPVGVVGIISPWNFPAAIPAWKIAPALAYGNCVVFKPADLVPGMAHAIAQIIANAGVPKGVFNFVMGRGSVVGETLVNDPRVDAITFTGSVDTGRKVAAKAVARMAKVQLEMGGKNPLVVLDDADLKTAVECAVNGAFFQTGQRCTASSRLIVTKGIYDQFVAAMIERTKSLKVDHALKQGTEVGPVVDKNQLNQDLFYIEEGRKEGAKLAFGGSLLKRETEGFYLEPALFIDTDNKMRINREEVFGPVATVIPARDYEEALAIANDTPFGLSSGICTASLKHAAHFRRNSQAGMVMVNLPTAGVDYHVPFGGRKGSSYGPREQGRYAQEFFTAVKTSYVLA